In Scatophagus argus isolate fScaArg1 chromosome 7, fScaArg1.pri, whole genome shotgun sequence, a genomic segment contains:
- the cry1b gene encoding cryptochrome-1b has product MVVNTIHWFRKGLRLHDNPSLRDSIQGADTLRCIYILDPWFAGSSNVGINRWRFLLQCLEDLDASLRKLNSRLFVIRGQPTDVFPRLFKQWKITHLSYEYDSEPFGKERDAAIQKLACEAGVEVIVRISHTLYNLAKIIELNDGHPPLTYKRFQALISHMDAVELPAETITLKVIKKCTTPISEDHDDKFGVPSLEELSFDTEGLTTAVWPGGETEALVRLERHLERKAWVANSELPRMNANSLLASPTGLGPYLRFGCLSCRLFYFKLTDLYRKVKKNNTPPLSLYGQLLWREFFYTTATNNPCFDKMEGNPVCVQIPWDRNPEALAKWAEGQTGFPWIDAIMTQLRQEGWIHHFARHAVACFLTRGDLWISWEEGMKVFEELLIDADWSVNAGSWMWLSCSSFFQQFFHCYCPVGFGRRADPNGDYIRHYMPILRGFPAKYIYDPWNAPEEVQKAAKCIIGVHYPKPMVNHAEASRINIERMKQIYQQLSRYKGLGLLATVPVNPNSGINGSNVGRVNTGTSQVPGGSCENPSTQDGTSQAERGPFPQKRRCVEAPLESSSKCWKQGK; this is encoded by the exons ATGGTGGTCAACACCATCCACTGGTTCAGGAAGGGACTGCGACTGCATGACAACCCATCCCTGAGGGACTCCATACAGGGAGCGGACACACTGCGCTGCATTTATATCCTGGACCCCTGGTTCGCAGGGTCCTCTAATGTTGGCATAAACAGATGGAG GTTTTTGTTACAGTGTTTAGAGGACTTGGATGCCAGCCTGCGTAAACTCAACTCCCGCTTGTTTGTCATCAGAGGCCAGCCTACAGATGTCTTCCCTCGTCTTTTTAAG CAATGGAAGATCACCCATTTATCTTATGAATATGATTCTGAGCCGTTTGGAAAAGAACGTGACGCCGCCATCCAAAAACTAGCCTGCGAGGCTGGGGTAGAGGTCATAGTACGGATTTCGCACACCCTCTACAATCTGGccaa GATCATAGAACTCAATGATGGTCACCCTCCTCTCACATACAAGCGCTTCCAGGCCCTCATCAGCCATATGGATGCTGTGGAGCTCCCAGCAGAGACGATCACACTCAAGGTTATCAAAAAATGCACCACACCCATCAGTGAAGACCATGATGACAAGTTTGGGGTGCCATCCCTGGAAGAGCTCA GCTTTGATACAGAAGGTCTGACCACAGCAGTATGGCCAGGTGGAGAAACAGAGGCTCTCGTGAGGCTGGAGCGGCATCTGGAGAGGAAG GCATGGGTGGCAAACTCTGAGCTTCCACGTATGAATGCCAACTCCCTGCTGGCCAGTCCCACAGGCCTCGGCCCATACCTGCGCTTCGGATGTCTCTCGTGTCGCCTCTTCTACTTCAAACTCACCGACTTATACAGAAAG GTCAAGAAGAATAACACCCCACCACTTTCCTTGTATGGCCAGCTGTTGTGGAGAGAGTTCTTCTATACTACTGCCACCAACAACCCATGCTTTGACAAGATGGAGGGAAACCCTGTGTGTGTCCAGATCCCCTGGGACCGAAACCCGGAGGCATTGGCCAAGTGggcagagggacagacaggCTTTCCCTGGATAGACGCCATTATGACCCAGCTGAGGCAGGAGGGGTGGATTCATCATTTTGCGAGGCATGCTGTGGCCTGTTTCCTCACCAGGGGAGACCTCTGGATCAGCTGGGAGGAAGGCATGAAG GTGTTTGAAGAGTTGCTCATAGATGCAGACTGGAGTGTAAACGCTGGCAGCTGGATGTGGCTTTCTTGCAGCTCGTTTTTCCAGCAGTTTTTCCACTGCTACTGCCCAGTGGGATTTGGACGACGCGCAGACCCCAATGGGGATTACATACG GCATTACATGCCCATATTGAGGGGTTTTCCAGCCAAATACATCTATGATCCTTGGAATGCCCCAGAGGAAGTACAGAAGGCAGCCAAGTGCATTATAGGAGTCCACTACCCCAAGCCCATGGTGAACCATGCTGAGGCCAGCCGCATCAACATAGAGCGGATGAAGCAAATTTACCAGCAACTTTCCCGCTACAAAGGACTGG GTCTACTAGCAACAGTACCTGTTAATCCCAACTCTGGTATAAATGGCAGTAATGTGGGAAGAGTCAACACAGGGACCAGTCAAGTTCCAGGAGGGTCGTGTGAAAACCCCTCCACACAGGACGGAACATCTCAAGCAG AAAGAGGACCGTTTCCACAGAAGCGGCGTTGTGTAGAGGCTCCACTTGAAAGCAGCTCTAAATGCTGGAAGCAAGGCAAATAG
- the zgc:153031 gene encoding zgc:153031, with amino-acid sequence MESSQDKAQRKSVRLIAAVCNDLGIGKDGKMPWNIPAEFKYFLDTVTRVSRPGRMNMMVWGKRCWFSHPQSTFPLVNVLHMVLSTTLDTAPDHAHFICEDFDSAIRMAAQPPLADLIETIWVVGGTQVYKDALNHPWCDLVYLTEIMAEYECDVFFPEFDRNLFKLQERFPDVPSGIQEDNGIKYKCQVFKRETVDTA; translated from the exons ATGGAATCGAGTCAGGACAAAGCGCAGAGGAAATCTGTCCGTCTCATCGCAGCAGTTTGCAATGACTTGGGGATCgggaaagatggaaaaatgcCCTGGAATATACC AGCTGAATTCAAGTACTTTCTGGACACTGTCACAAGGGTGTCAAGACCAG GAAGGATGAACATGATGGTCTGGGGCAAACGTTGCTGGTTTTCCCACCCACAGTCCACATTCCCGCTGGTCAATGTTCTGCATATGGTGCTGAGTACCACACTGGA CACAGCCCCAGACCACGCCCACTTCATATGTGAAGACTTTGACAGTGCGATCCGCATGGCAGCGCAGCCCCCGCTCGCTGACCTAATTGAGACCATCTGGGTTGTCGGTGGGACGCAGGTCTACAAG GATGCGCTGAACCACCCTTGGTGTGACTTGGTTTACCTGACGGAAATCATGGCAGAGTATGAGTGCGACGTGTTCTTCCCTGAGTTTGACAGAAACCTATTTAAATTACAAGAAAG ATTTCCTGATGTACCGAGTGGAATTCAAGAGGACAACGGAATTAAATACAAATGCCAAGTGTTCAAGAGAGAGACTGTTGACACAGCATAG